In Myxococcus stipitatus, the following are encoded in one genomic region:
- the miaB gene encoding tRNA (N6-isopentenyl adenosine(37)-C2)-methylthiotransferase MiaB, whose protein sequence is MKRYFIHTFGCQMNVNDSLRMSEVLAKMSYEPTPVPENADLIILNTCSIREKAEDKMLSALGRYKPVKASRGALIGVGGCVAQQEKDKLIKKVPYLDFVFGPDNIARLPDIIGRVEAERERVVETAFVDSEEYVFPRADPETSRGKVTEFVTVMKGCDNVCSFCIVPHTRGREVSRAFPDVLQEVDALAKVGVREVTLIGQNVNSYQGGISFAQLLLRTAEVPGIERVRFTTSHPHDLSDELIEAFRTQPKIAPHFHLPVQCGSDRILKMMRRDYTVVQYLERLQKLRDARPGIAVTTDIIVGFPGETEEDFEMTMKLTEQVRYDNQFSFIYSPRPKTGAALREKDWGPIPHEVKIARLERLQKLQRRISTETTAALVGAEVEVLVEGHSRYDATKRFGRTPENRTVNFDGDAPTGSVVTVKVERSTPNQLAGKQVAVLRLPTVEPLPVAPPVSPFHVLAEA, encoded by the coding sequence ATGAAGCGCTACTTCATCCACACCTTCGGCTGCCAGATGAACGTCAACGACTCGCTCCGCATGAGCGAGGTGCTGGCGAAGATGTCCTACGAGCCGACTCCGGTGCCGGAGAACGCCGACCTCATCATCCTCAACACCTGCTCCATCCGCGAGAAGGCCGAGGACAAGATGCTGTCCGCCCTGGGCCGCTACAAGCCCGTGAAGGCCAGCCGCGGCGCGCTCATCGGCGTGGGCGGCTGCGTGGCGCAGCAGGAGAAGGACAAGCTCATCAAGAAGGTCCCCTACCTGGACTTCGTCTTCGGCCCCGACAACATCGCCCGCCTGCCGGACATCATCGGCCGCGTCGAGGCGGAGCGTGAGCGGGTGGTGGAGACGGCCTTCGTCGACTCGGAGGAGTACGTCTTCCCCCGCGCCGACCCGGAGACGTCCCGGGGCAAGGTCACCGAGTTCGTCACGGTGATGAAGGGCTGCGACAACGTCTGCTCGTTCTGCATCGTGCCCCACACGCGCGGCCGAGAGGTGAGCCGCGCGTTCCCGGACGTGCTCCAGGAGGTCGACGCACTGGCCAAGGTGGGCGTGCGCGAGGTGACGCTCATCGGGCAGAACGTGAACTCGTACCAGGGCGGCATCTCCTTCGCCCAACTGCTCCTGCGCACCGCCGAGGTGCCCGGCATCGAGCGCGTGCGCTTCACCACCAGCCACCCGCACGACCTGTCGGACGAGCTCATCGAGGCGTTCCGCACGCAGCCCAAGATTGCTCCGCACTTCCACCTGCCCGTGCAGTGCGGGAGCGACCGCATCCTGAAGATGATGCGCCGCGACTACACCGTGGTGCAGTACCTGGAGCGGCTCCAGAAGCTGCGCGACGCGCGGCCGGGCATCGCCGTCACCACCGACATCATCGTGGGCTTCCCCGGGGAGACCGAGGAGGACTTCGAGATGACGATGAAGCTCACCGAACAGGTGCGCTACGACAACCAGTTCTCCTTCATCTACAGCCCCCGCCCCAAGACGGGCGCGGCCCTGCGCGAGAAGGACTGGGGCCCCATCCCTCACGAGGTGAAGATCGCTCGCCTGGAGCGCCTGCAGAAGCTCCAGCGCCGCATCAGCACGGAGACCACCGCGGCCCTCGTCGGCGCGGAGGTGGAGGTGCTGGTGGAAGGGCACTCGCGCTACGACGCGACGAAGCGCTTCGGCCGCACCCCGGAGAACCGCACCGTCAACTTCGACGGCGACGCGCCCACGGGCTCCGTGGTGACGGTGAAGGTGGAGCGCTCCACCCCGAACCAGCTCGCGGGCAAGCAGGTGGCGGTGTTGCGGCTGCCCACCGTGGAGCCGCTGCCGGTGGCGCCTCCCGTCTCGCCGTTCCACGTCCTCGCGGAGGCCTGA
- a CDS encoding DedA family protein, translated as MQELLTTLIGDAHGFIAYATIFGILVACGLGVPLPEDISLILGGFLAHKGAANLPMMMAVGFGGILVGDSLIFFAGRRLGGNLGRNGEGKGGGFFARIVTPEKRARVEGLFERHGQKIVCIARFMPGVRAVTYFTAGSVGMSYWRFIFWDGLAALLSAPVFVWLGFHFGSELDQLINKFKEGQYAVMGVLLVAVIGYFVWRRRRTAAAKQASAVAAPALPSSDASAAPPGARNTVKGGSEPLFTVASATPEKAPVADPSRELMKH; from the coding sequence GTGCAAGAACTTCTCACCACCCTGATTGGCGATGCACACGGCTTCATCGCCTACGCGACCATCTTCGGCATCCTCGTGGCCTGCGGCCTGGGCGTTCCTCTTCCCGAGGACATCTCGCTCATCCTGGGTGGCTTCCTGGCGCACAAGGGCGCGGCGAACCTGCCCATGATGATGGCGGTGGGGTTCGGCGGCATCCTCGTCGGTGACAGCCTCATCTTCTTCGCCGGCCGCCGGCTGGGCGGCAACCTGGGCCGCAATGGCGAAGGGAAGGGCGGTGGCTTCTTCGCTCGCATCGTCACGCCGGAGAAACGCGCCCGGGTGGAAGGCCTGTTCGAGCGCCACGGCCAGAAGATTGTCTGCATCGCCCGCTTCATGCCGGGCGTGCGCGCGGTGACGTACTTCACCGCGGGCTCGGTGGGCATGTCCTACTGGCGCTTCATCTTCTGGGACGGCCTGGCCGCGCTGCTGTCCGCCCCCGTGTTCGTCTGGCTCGGCTTCCACTTCGGCAGCGAGCTGGACCAGCTCATCAACAAGTTCAAGGAAGGCCAGTACGCCGTCATGGGCGTGCTCCTGGTGGCCGTCATCGGCTACTTTGTGTGGCGGCGCCGCCGCACCGCCGCGGCGAAGCAGGCCTCGGCCGTGGCCGCTCCCGCGCTCCCCAGCAGCGATGCCAGCGCGGCTCCTCCTGGGGCTCGCAACACCGTGAAGGGGGGCTCCGAGCCCCTGTTCACCGTGGCCTCCGCCACCCCCGAGAAGGCTCCCGTCGCGGACCCGTCCCGCGAGCTGATGAAGCACTGA
- a CDS encoding gamma carbonic anhydrase family protein — translation MALRAFRGVSPRVHPSCFVDDSAQVVGDVELGEDSSIWLNTVMRGDVNPIRVGKRTNIQDLSLVHVTGGRSHTVIGDDVTVGHHVVLHGCLVGNRVLVGMGSILLDDVEVGDDCLIGAGTLLTPGTKIPPGSLVLGSPGKVKRPLTDDERAFLLMSAHHYVEMASEYRASR, via the coding sequence ATGGCGTTGAGAGCGTTTCGCGGGGTCTCCCCCCGCGTCCATCCGAGCTGCTTCGTGGATGACTCCGCCCAGGTCGTGGGCGACGTGGAGCTGGGCGAGGACTCGTCCATCTGGCTCAACACGGTGATGCGCGGCGACGTGAATCCCATCCGCGTGGGCAAGCGCACCAACATCCAGGACCTCTCGCTGGTCCATGTCACTGGCGGCCGCTCCCACACCGTCATCGGCGACGACGTCACGGTGGGGCACCACGTGGTGCTACACGGATGTCTCGTCGGCAACCGGGTGCTGGTGGGCATGGGCTCCATCCTCCTGGACGACGTGGAAGTAGGGGACGACTGCCTCATCGGCGCGGGGACACTGCTGACGCCCGGGACGAAGATTCCCCCGGGCTCGCTGGTGCTGGGCTCGCCCGGCAAGGTGAAGCGCCCGCTCACCGACGACGAGCGGGCCTTCCTGTTGATGTCCGCGCACCACTACGTCGAGATGGCCTCCGAGTACCGCGCCAGCCGCTGA
- a CDS encoding cyclic nucleotide-binding domain-containing protein, whose translation MALVPATTLKACPLFKGFTDTGIQIFAGVAVPRAFPKGTALFTEGKTGESLLIVGEGTVRLSARSPSGEDVSLGEVGSGEPLGELALVQKGERLCTATAVTDVSALEIRAADFQKLLATKPQACVKLLMGIVGYFGQKARDNRDMIRTLIGKAPAA comes from the coding sequence ATGGCTCTCGTGCCTGCGACCACCCTCAAGGCGTGCCCGCTCTTCAAGGGCTTCACCGACACTGGCATCCAGATTTTCGCGGGGGTCGCCGTGCCCCGGGCCTTCCCCAAGGGCACCGCGCTGTTCACCGAGGGCAAGACGGGCGAGTCGCTCCTCATCGTCGGCGAGGGCACCGTGAGACTGAGCGCTCGCAGCCCTTCGGGCGAGGACGTGTCCCTGGGCGAGGTCGGCTCCGGTGAGCCGTTGGGTGAGCTGGCCCTGGTGCAGAAGGGCGAGCGGCTGTGCACGGCGACCGCCGTCACGGACGTGTCCGCGCTGGAGATTCGCGCGGCGGACTTCCAGAAGCTGTTGGCCACCAAGCCCCAGGCGTGCGTGAAGCTGCTGATGGGAATCGTCGGCTACTTCGGCCAGAAGGCCCGCGACAACCGGGACATGATTCGCACGCTCATCGGAAAGGCTCCGGCCGCCTGA
- a CDS encoding DNA cytosine methyltransferase, which produces MGIDLFAGAGGMSLGFEQAGFDVRAAVEVDPVHAAVHTFNFPEWAVLPRSAAEVTAADIRAAAGLGKGHVDCVFGGPPCQGFSLMGQRALEDPRNGLVLEFVRLVAELEARTFVFENVKGLTVGNHRRFLDELVRAFDDVGYETRMPWQVLDAASYGVPQHRERLILMGVRKGGTLPRYPAPTTTPADQERDLLAPPGGPTCQDALGDLPDADGFEALMEGDSVEAARARKPSRYAAQLRCLSEEDWHLGYMRRWDPSLLTSSWRTTHTPLSRRRFAETAPGATEPISRFYKLSPEGLSNTLRAGTDGARGAFTSPRPIHYEYARCVTVREMARLHGFPDWFRFQGTKWHGARQIGNAVPPPLARAIATEVVSALRLKPSRPERILDLGDTALLSMDVSEAARHFGVEPPRASRDRKSGQRKRSQHETEAARLAAMEEAHGQSRDRSESLPVPHRENLPRPVQARG; this is translated from the coding sequence GTGGGAATCGATCTGTTCGCGGGCGCGGGAGGCATGAGCCTGGGGTTTGAACAGGCCGGTTTCGACGTGCGCGCGGCGGTCGAGGTGGACCCCGTCCACGCCGCGGTCCACACCTTCAACTTTCCGGAATGGGCCGTCCTCCCTCGCTCGGCGGCGGAGGTGACGGCCGCCGACATTCGCGCGGCCGCGGGGCTGGGCAAAGGGCACGTGGACTGTGTCTTCGGGGGACCGCCGTGCCAGGGCTTCTCGCTGATGGGGCAGCGGGCTTTGGAGGACCCGCGCAACGGGCTCGTCCTGGAGTTCGTGCGGCTGGTGGCCGAACTCGAGGCGCGCACCTTCGTCTTCGAGAACGTAAAGGGCCTGACGGTGGGGAACCATCGGAGGTTCCTCGACGAGCTCGTCCGAGCCTTCGACGACGTGGGGTACGAAACGCGGATGCCGTGGCAGGTGCTCGATGCCGCGTCGTACGGCGTGCCCCAGCACCGGGAACGCTTGATTCTGATGGGCGTGCGAAAGGGCGGCACCCTCCCCCGCTATCCCGCCCCCACGACGACGCCCGCCGACCAGGAGCGGGACTTGCTGGCTCCTCCTGGGGGCCCCACGTGCCAGGACGCGCTGGGAGACCTGCCGGACGCCGATGGGTTCGAGGCGTTGATGGAGGGTGACTCAGTGGAGGCCGCGCGCGCGCGGAAGCCGAGCCGCTACGCCGCCCAGCTCCGCTGTCTGTCCGAGGAGGACTGGCACCTGGGCTACATGCGGCGCTGGGATCCGAGCCTCCTCACGTCATCCTGGCGGACCACGCACACTCCCCTCTCGAGGCGGCGGTTCGCGGAGACAGCTCCAGGGGCCACGGAGCCCATCTCGCGCTTCTACAAGCTTTCACCCGAGGGCTTGTCGAACACGCTGCGGGCGGGGACGGATGGGGCTCGAGGAGCCTTCACCTCCCCTCGCCCGATTCATTACGAATACGCGCGCTGCGTGACGGTGCGCGAGATGGCGCGCCTGCATGGCTTCCCCGACTGGTTCCGCTTCCAGGGGACCAAGTGGCATGGGGCCCGGCAGATTGGGAACGCGGTGCCCCCTCCGCTGGCCCGGGCCATCGCCACGGAAGTGGTCTCGGCGCTGCGGCTCAAGCCTTCGCGTCCCGAGCGCATCCTGGACCTGGGCGACACCGCCCTGCTCTCCATGGACGTCTCCGAGGCGGCCCGGCACTTCGGTGTCGAACCGCCCCGGGCCTCGAGAGACAGGAAGAGCGGCCAGCGCAAGCGCAGCCAGC
- a CDS encoding MATE family efflux transporter: protein MADTSVQGPTRMGLFRLTWPIFLELLLFMMMGTADTLMLSGVSDDAVSAVGVVNQYLFICILIMEVVSHGASVVVSQYLGARRSEEAARIAAVAITLNLLMGLTVSAGLLLFGDALLSRMNLHGIVLEQARTYMGIAGGLIFLQALINVFSALVRTYGFTRESMLVALGMNVLHVGGNALLIFGLWGVPRLEVAGAAWSTVISRGVALVVFVVLLRRVMDVRMRPRDYVNFSWDTLRKILRVGVPSAVEHGTYQCCQAVFLYYVTFLGATSLASRQYGNAISQYVYLFSFAVGMGTAIIVGRLVGARQQDEAYRRVLKSLQWAVAITLVVDLAVIAIRVPLVSLFTHDADIIRLTSQVIVLGLLLESGRSFNLVLVNALRSAGDAPFTVYMAFLSMVCMSLPLGYFLVFKLELGLAGVWLAIAADEWVRAITFWVRWRSRAWEQKSLVDPVDAPVVAAHHG from the coding sequence ATGGCAGACACCTCTGTGCAGGGCCCCACCAGGATGGGGTTGTTCCGGCTGACGTGGCCGATCTTCCTGGAGCTCCTCCTCTTCATGATGATGGGGACCGCGGACACGCTGATGCTCAGCGGTGTGTCCGACGACGCGGTCTCCGCGGTGGGCGTCGTCAATCAGTACCTGTTCATCTGCATCCTCATCATGGAGGTGGTGAGCCACGGCGCGTCCGTCGTCGTGTCGCAGTACCTGGGGGCTCGCCGTTCGGAGGAGGCCGCGCGCATCGCCGCCGTCGCCATCACCCTGAATCTCCTGATGGGCCTGACGGTGAGCGCGGGGCTGCTCTTGTTCGGCGACGCGCTGCTGTCGCGGATGAACCTGCACGGCATCGTGCTGGAGCAGGCGCGGACGTACATGGGCATCGCCGGAGGGCTCATCTTCCTCCAGGCGCTCATCAACGTGTTCTCCGCCCTGGTGCGCACCTATGGCTTCACGCGCGAGTCCATGCTGGTCGCGCTAGGGATGAACGTGCTGCACGTGGGTGGCAACGCGCTGCTCATCTTCGGGTTGTGGGGCGTGCCTCGGCTCGAGGTGGCGGGCGCGGCGTGGTCCACGGTCATCAGCCGCGGCGTGGCGCTCGTCGTCTTCGTGGTCCTGCTGCGCCGGGTGATGGACGTGCGGATGCGGCCCCGGGACTACGTGAACTTCAGCTGGGACACCCTGCGGAAGATTCTCAGGGTGGGGGTTCCCTCCGCCGTCGAGCACGGCACGTACCAGTGCTGCCAGGCGGTGTTCCTCTATTACGTGACGTTCCTGGGCGCGACGTCGCTGGCCTCTCGGCAGTACGGCAACGCCATCTCGCAGTACGTCTACCTGTTCAGCTTCGCTGTCGGCATGGGCACGGCCATCATCGTCGGCCGGCTGGTGGGCGCGCGCCAACAGGACGAGGCCTATCGCCGCGTATTGAAGAGCCTCCAGTGGGCGGTGGCCATCACCCTCGTCGTGGACCTGGCCGTCATCGCCATCCGCGTGCCGCTGGTGAGCCTCTTCACGCATGACGCGGACATCATCCGGCTCACGTCCCAGGTCATCGTCCTGGGGCTCCTGCTGGAGTCGGGACGCTCGTTCAACCTGGTCCTGGTGAACGCGCTGCGGTCGGCGGGGGATGCGCCCTTCACCGTGTACATGGCGTTCCTGTCCATGGTGTGCATGAGCCTGCCGCTGGGCTACTTCCTCGTCTTCAAGCTGGAGCTCGGGCTCGCGGGGGTGTGGCTCGCCATCGCCGCCGACGAGTGGGTGCGCGCCATCACCTTCTGGGTTCGGTGGCGAAGCCGCGCCTGGGAGCAGAAGTCCCTGGTGGACCCCGTGGACGCCCCCGTCGTGGCGGCGCATCACGGTTAG